One Paralichthys olivaceus isolate ysfri-2021 chromosome 8, ASM2471397v2, whole genome shotgun sequence genomic region harbors:
- the cd7al gene encoding cd7 antigen-like, whose translation MTGVQFLACVWTLVITQTVLVLSDIQVLEKYEGESVVLPCAIEQRDPHAFGMYLRRDWLQKGTVLFMYTRSDTTEAKEYQDRISVSGDPSTHFMDVTISELRVSDTDHYYCEFVVHNPLSEDERIHGNTEFFLLVKAAAPGSLEIGFIETCAGGSAVLPCLPPSGEDLTVEGVSLKRQKGRAPVETLYHSSHGSSSSSSSISSWSSYSMFPTGRVQLLTAPRPGGLTYSLTLQQLQPDESALYSCQLLVRGRANNSSNLGRQVFSVSVQGGNCGCSSYSTMLYALSSAVAVLLLILLIGFVVIYKGKARRSVKPRPQAPIYEEMAGVQLLARKLAPHHLEEMESSEYRNCSVKKSCPENHYESPTPTFCSSR comes from the exons TGCTCAGTGACATTCAGGTCTTGGAGAAGTATGAGGGCGAGTCTGTGGTTCTTCCTTGTGCCATAGAGCAGAGAGACCCTCATGCCTTCGGCATGTACCTGAGGCGAGACTGGCTGCAGAAAGGCACGGTGCTCTTCATGTACACCAGGAGTGACACCACTGAGGCCAAAGAATACCAGGACCGCATCAGTGTCAGCGGTGACCCGAGCACCCACTTCATGGACGTGACCATCTCTGAGCTGAGGGTTAGCGACACAGACCACTACTACTGTGAGTTTGTTGTCCATAACCCACTCTCTGAAGACGAGCGGATACATGGAAACACTGAATTCTTCCTCCTTGTTAAGGCTG cTGCTCCTGGCTCTCTGGAGATAGGGTTCATAGAGACATGTGCCGGGGGCTCGGCCGTGCTCCCCTGTCTCCCCCCGAGCGGTGAAGACTTGACCGTGGAGGGTGTGAGTCTGAAGCGCCAGAAAGGCCGGGCTCCTGTGGAGACTTTGTACCACTCAAGCCACGGCagcagctcttcttcttcttccatctcGTCCTGGTCCTCTTACTCTATGTTTCCCACTGGGAGGGTCCAGCTGTTGACGGCGCCCCGCCCCGGCGGCCTCACCTACAGCCTcaccctgcagcagctgcagccggACGAGAGTGCCCTGTACAGCTGCCAGCTGCTTGTGCGAGGCAGGGCCAACAACAGCTCCAATCTGGGGAGACAAGTgttctctgtttctgtgcaaG GTGGTAACTGCGGCTGCTCCAGCTACTCCACCATGCTGTACGCTCTGTCCTCGGCTGTagccgtcctcctcctcattctcctcatTGGATTTGTGGTGATTTATAAA gGCAAAGCTCGCCGCAGTGTCAAGCCACGCCCTCAGGCTCCCATCTACGAGGAGATGGCCGGGGTGCAACTTCTTGCTCGAAAGTTGGCCCCTCACCATCTGGAGGAAATGGAGTCTTCTGAGTACAGAAACTGCTCTGTGAAGAAATCCTGCCCTGAGAATCATTATGAAAGCCCAACCCCCACCTTCTGTTCCAGTAGGTAA